From the Glutamicibacter halophytocola genome, the window AGACGCGTGTTGACAAGAAATTCGTGCTCACGCCCCAGCAGTTCACCGCATTATCGGAACGACTGGGCGAGAAATTCAAGATCATGCAGATCGATGGCCTGCGAACTTTCCGGTATGAATCCGTTTACTTCGATACCGAGGACTTCGAGCAGTATCGGGCTCACCGCCAGGGCCGGCGCAGACGCTACAAAGTTCGTTCACGAACCTATGCCGATACCGGATTGTCGATGTTTGAAATCAAGACCAAGGGATTGCGCGGGGCCACCGTGAAACACCGGATCCAGCAGGAGATGCACGAGGCTGGAAAACTGACCGTGGATAACCTGCAGTTCCTGGGCTCGGTGCTGCACAGCGAATACGGCCAACAAGTCCCCGAACTGCATCCGGTGCTAGACAGCGCCTACACGCGGGCCACCTTCGTGAACCCGATCGATTCTGAACGCCTGACCTGCGATGTCGAATTGGAATACGCCAACGCCAATAAGCAGATCAACGGGCCGGATCTCATTGTTGTCGAGACGAAGTCCGCTGATGGTCGAGGAGCCTCAGACCGGGCACTGGCAGAGCTGGGCATTCGCGAAGTATCAATGTCCAAGTACTGCATCGGCGTGGCTCTGCTGAATCCGCATCTTCCCGCGAACCGCTGGAGCAGGTTGTTGCAGCAGAATTTTGTCCCGGATCCAACGCTGGGCTAACCCGTGCTCCGTCCAACTATTTTGAGGCCGCTAGCCGGTAGCCGAATCCGCGGACGGTCTCGAAGCGTGACGAGCCGAGTTTGTTGCGAAGGTAGCGGACGTAAACGTCTACGACGTTGGAACCAGGATCAAAATCGTAGCCCCAAACCCGTGAAAGCAGCTGTTCGCGGCTGAGCACCTGGCCAGGGTTGCGCAAGAAGGCCTCGGTAAGCGCGAATTCACGGGCGGAAAGATCTACCTCCGTTGAATCCACCGTAACTCGTCTGCGTAGCAGATCCATGTGCAGGTTTTCATGAGTCAAGGAAGAAGCTTCAGGGGCGTGGTCGTCGGACCGCAACCGCAGCCGAACCCGGGCAAGCAGCTCATCAAAATGGAATGGCTTGGCCATGTAGTCATCGGCGCCATTTTGCAGTCCGGCGACAGTATCCTCAACGCTTCCGCGAGCGGTCAGAATGATGACCGGGATGGTGATGTGCGCTGCCCGCAGCCGGCGCAGGACAGAGAAGCCGTCTTCGTCCGGCAAGCCCAAATCCAAGATGATCAATTCGTGATCGCCGTCGAGCGCTTGGGTGAATCCGTCGTGGCCGGTCTGGGCAATGGAGGAGGTCAGACCGGCGGCCCGCAGTCCTTTTGCGACAAAGGAGCTGATGCGAGGTTCATCTTCTACGATCAATATTTGGCTCATTCTTCCTTGCTTCCTGTCGACAGCGGCAAATCAATATAGAACGTGGAACCGTTTTTTGGCTCCGAGTTTACCCAGACGCGTCCACCGTGGGTTTCGGCGATAGCTTGCACGATATTCAGGCCCAAACCGGAGCCCGAGGAGCGCGCAGAATTCTGCCCGCGGCCAAAGCGTTCAAAGATGCGTTCCAAATCATCAGAGCGAATGCCGATACCGGCATCGGATACCCACCAGCGCAGGGTGGTCTCTCCACGGCCGTTCCGCAAGATCTCGTTTCCCAGGGCAATACGGCTATTCTCTTCCGAGAATTTCACCGCGTTGGCGCATAGCTGCAACATGGCCTGGGTCAAGCGTGCCGGGTCCAATCGGACCGTAGCCTCGGTGCGGTAGTCGATGCGCCATTGGCGCTGGCCCAGCCCGCGGGCCTTATCCAGGATGTCGTCAAGCAGCTTGCCTACCTGGACCGGCTCAATTTGCAGGAAGTCTGTGCGGTTGGTCTTGGCGAGTGTCACCAGGTCATTGATGAGCAGGGACATGCGACCCAGCTCGTCCATGGCGATATCGCGGCTCTGCTCCACATCCTGCGGGTCATGGGGATCCATGAGCTCCAGGTGGCCATTGATGATCGTCACCGGGGTGCGAAGCTCATGTCCCACGTCGTCCAGCAGCTGGCGTTGGGCTTTCAGCGCGCCATCGAGGCGGTCCAGCATTTCATTAATCGTGACGGTCAAATCCGCGAACTCGTCATTGCCGGAGACTTCAATGCGCTGGGAAACATCGGTTTCGGAGATCTGCTGCGCGGTGGTCTGCAATCTGCGAATCGGCTCCAGCATTCGTCCCACAACCAGCCACGCAGCCAGGGCCGACAACAACATGACCGAAGCACCCACAGCACTGTAGATCATGAAGTTCCGGTCATTTGCTATAGCCTCGGCCGAGTAGTCATAGGCCAAGACAAAGGAGCCGCGCTCGCGGTCGGCAGGCAAGCTTACCGGGACCACGACAGCACGATAGGTGGCGACGTCAGTCTTGACGGTGCCGAGCCGAATATGATTGCTGGCTTGAACGTTGAAGGCCCATTCGATGAATTCGGGGTCGTCTTCCAGCCGGATGCCCACTATATCCGGCGCAGTCCAGCGCACCTCCTTGCCAACCAGGGAAACCATTCCTTGCTTAGGGGAGGGG encodes:
- a CDS encoding polyphosphate polymerase domain-containing protein; this encodes MTALDSRTRSAISAGARTALEEAVAHREPISLQEVVSEAALQTRVDKKFVLTPQQFTALSERLGEKFKIMQIDGLRTFRYESVYFDTEDFEQYRAHRQGRRRRYKVRSRTYADTGLSMFEIKTKGLRGATVKHRIQQEMHEAGKLTVDNLQFLGSVLHSEYGQQVPELHPVLDSAYTRATFVNPIDSERLTCDVELEYANANKQINGPDLIVVETKSADGRGASDRALAELGIREVSMSKYCIGVALLNPHLPANRWSRLLQQNFVPDPTLG
- a CDS encoding sensor histidine kinase, which gives rise to MTKAPERRWSIRARVLTGMLLLVGLALVAAGAASFAVQRHELNERLDESLSRSVKEFGVLTETGVDPRTMKRFEHAEDLLYIAMQRTLPSPKQGMVSLVGKEVRWTAPDIVGIRLEDDPEFIEWAFNVQASNHIRLGTVKTDVATYRAVVVPVSLPADRERGSFVLAYDYSAEAIANDRNFMIYSAVGASVMLLSALAAWLVVGRMLEPIRRLQTTAQQISETDVSQRIEVSGNDEFADLTVTINEMLDRLDGALKAQRQLLDDVGHELRTPVTIINGHLELMDPHDPQDVEQSRDIAMDELGRMSLLINDLVTLAKTNRTDFLQIEPVQVGKLLDDILDKARGLGQRQWRIDYRTEATVRLDPARLTQAMLQLCANAVKFSEENSRIALGNEILRNGRGETTLRWWVSDAGIGIRSDDLERIFERFGRGQNSARSSGSGLGLNIVQAIAETHGGRVWVNSEPKNGSTFYIDLPLSTGSKEE
- a CDS encoding response regulator transcription factor, translated to MSQILIVEDEPRISSFVAKGLRAAGLTSSIAQTGHDGFTQALDGDHELIILDLGLPDEDGFSVLRRLRAAHITIPVIILTARGSVEDTVAGLQNGADDYMAKPFHFDELLARVRLRLRSDDHAPEASSLTHENLHMDLLRRRVTVDSTEVDLSAREFALTEAFLRNPGQVLSREQLLSRVWGYDFDPGSNVVDVYVRYLRNKLGSSRFETVRGFGYRLAASK